The Candidatus Omnitrophota bacterium region GCGTAATGAGGCATCGTCTTTATGCCCGCTTCGAGGAGGGAAAGGGCTTTTTTGGGACTCTGCTCCTGTAGGTAGTACTTGGCCAATTCGTTGCGGACGCGGGGATCCTTGGGATTCTTTTTTAAGGCTTTTTTGAGGATCTTGACGCCCTTGGTTTCCTCTCCGGCTTTTATCAGGCTTTTGCCATAGGACCAATGCGCTTCCTGGTCGTTGGGAAGCAGCGAAAGGACCTTTTCATACATGGAAAGCGCGTCGGCGGAGCGCTGCATCTCGTCGTAAATGCGCGCTATGAGGTAATAGACATCGGGATAATCGGGCTGGATGACGAGGACTTTTTTTAAGGGAATAAGGGCTTGCTCGTAATGGCCGGCGGAGTAAAGCTCCATCCCTTGCCTGTAATGTTGTACGAAGGGGTTTGCGTTGGCCATGAAACCGCCTGATCGCATGCGGCTGCGCTTGCCGGGAGAGCGGATTCCGGGAGGGCGTTCTTGCGAAAAGAATACGAACCGGCGCCATTTCCCTGGAATCGAACCGTTGGCGAATTACCCTCCGGCGATCGCGGCGCCTTATCAAGGGTAAAAGAAAAAATGGGCGATACTGGATTCGAACCAGTGGCCTCCAGTTTGTGATACTGGCGCTCTAACCAACTGAGCTAATCGCCCGCTCGGTTTTAATTATCGCCCAGGTTGGGATGAAGTCAAGGCGATAATAACTAATGATGAGTGATGAATGATGAATGATGAGTGATTTGGATATCACAGAGATATGTCCATTCCCCGGGTAAAACAGTCGTCTCGCTAGTGTTACCTATGAGATTTCGCAATGCGGTTAAATAATCGCAAGCGCGCCATTCCGTTCATCCTATCATCCTTTATCCTAAAACTGACATCTACACGGCGACGATGTTCAAGAGTTTTCCGGCGACGTAAATCCGCTTTTTGATCGTTTTGTCTTCGATCCAGCGGGTAATCATGGCGTCTTGGTTCGCCGCTTGCCAAGCCATTTCCTCGTCGGCTTCAGCGGGAACCTCAACCTTGCCGCGCACCTTGCCGTTGACCTGAACTACGATGCTGATGGTTTCCGTCTGTAGGACGGAAGGATCGAACGCAGGCCAGGATTGATCTTGTACAAAGCCGGTTTCGCCCATCGCTTCCCATAATTCGTCGCTCAAATGCGGCGCGAAGGGGGAGAGGATGCGAATGAGGGTTTCCGCCGCTTCGCGGAAGATGGGGAAATCGGCGGCGGCCACGCCGCTTTCGCCGACGAAGCGGTACATTTCATTAACCAGCTCCATGATCTTGGCGATGGCCGTATTGAGAGCTATGCGTTGTTCGATGTCGGCGGCTACGCCTTCGATGGCGCGGTGGCAGGCGCGGCGCAATTGCAGCGCGGCTTCACTTGGCGCTTCCGAAGAAACAGGCGCCGAACGAAAAGCGGGGGAAAAGCGCATAATCAAACGGTAGACGCGATCAAGAAAGCGGGAAGCTCCGATTACGCCTTCATCGCTCCAATCGAGGTCTCTTTCCGGCGGTGAGGCGAAGAGGATGAAGAGGCGGGCGGCATCGGCGCCGTATTGTTCAAGAATAGGGCCGGGATCGACGACGTTGCCCTTGGACTTGGACATTTTAAAGCCGTCCTTGGTGACCATGCCTTGCGTCAAGAGTTTTTTGAACGGTTCAGAACAGGAAAGCAGTCCTATATCCCTTAGCGCTTTGGTGAAGAAGCGGGAATACAGCAGATGCAGAACGGCGTGTTCGACGCCGCCGATGTATAAATCCACCGGCATCCACTCGTTAGCCAGAGCTGTGTCGAAGGGTTTTTGTTCGTTGCGGGGATCGATGTAGCGCAGAAAATACCAGGAGGAATCCCAGAAGGTATCGATAGTATCGGTCTCGCGCCGGGCGGCGCCGCCGCATTGTGGACATGCCGTATGGACGAAGGATTCGTGCCGTTCGAGGGGCGAGCCTTCGCCGGTGATTTCCACGTCCGTGGGCAGTTCGACGGGCAGCCGATCGTAGGGAACAGCGACTTGGCCGCATTTCTCGCAATGAATCAATGGGATGGGCATGCCCCAGTAGCGTTGGCGGGAGATGCCCCAATCGCGCAAGCGGTAATTGACGGTTCCCTGGCCGACGCCCTTGGTTTCCATCCAGGCGGTAACCGCTTTTTTCCCTTCTACGTTGGGTGTTCCTTCGAAGGGGCCGGAATTGACCATGACGCCTTCGTCCACCCAGGCCGCCGTCATTTCTTCAGCGGAATCGAAGGGGGCGTTTTCCGGCTTGATGACCAGACGCATGGGCAGGCCGTATTCCTTGGCGAAGAGAAAGTCGCGCTGGTCGTGAGTGGGGACGGCCATGATGGCGCCGGTTCCGTATTCCACTAAGACGTAATTTGCGATCCAGATGGGGATTTTTTCCTCATTGACGGGATTGACGGCGAAGCGTCCGGTGAAGACGC contains the following coding sequences:
- the leuS gene encoding leucine--tRNA ligase; this translates as MASVELKTSVISGVKDAPDHYPFTDVERKWQTRWFEEKAFSAPMRGDKQKFYCLEMFPYPSGKLHMGHLRNYSIGDVMARFYRMKGFRILHPMGYDAFGLPAENAAIKRKIHPAEWTYNNIGEMKRQQQALGLAYDWDREVATCHEKYYQWGQWLFLKFWDKGLVYRKEGLLNWCPSCQTVLANEQVINGLCWRCDSLVAQKYMPQWYIKITDYAEELLRDLETLTEWPHKVKVMQHNWIGRSEGAEIVFRVSGEPLAGTAIPVFTTRPDTIFGATYLVLAPEHPLVEKLIADTPQEAACRAFIEDVARMDKADRTDDAARKEGVFTGRFAVNPVNEEKIPIWIANYVLVEYGTGAIMAVPTHDQRDFLFAKEYGLPMRLVIKPENAPFDSAEEMTAAWVDEGVMVNSGPFEGTPNVEGKKAVTAWMETKGVGQGTVNYRLRDWGISRQRYWGMPIPLIHCEKCGQVAVPYDRLPVELPTDVEITGEGSPLERHESFVHTACPQCGGAARRETDTIDTFWDSSWYFLRYIDPRNEQKPFDTALANEWMPVDLYIGGVEHAVLHLLYSRFFTKALRDIGLLSCSEPFKKLLTQGMVTKDGFKMSKSKGNVVDPGPILEQYGADAARLFILFASPPERDLDWSDEGVIGASRFLDRVYRLIMRFSPAFRSAPVSSEAPSEAALQLRRACHRAIEGVAADIEQRIALNTAIAKIMELVNEMYRFVGESGVAAADFPIFREAAETLIRILSPFAPHLSDELWEAMGETGFVQDQSWPAFDPSVLQTETISIVVQVNGKVRGKVEVPAEADEEMAWQAANQDAMITRWIEDKTIKKRIYVAGKLLNIVAV